Genomic DNA from Modestobacter versicolor:
ATCCAGCGTCAGGCAGGCCAGCACGACCGCCGAGAGCAGGCTGATCGCGAGGAAGCCGCCGGTGTAGTACCAGCGGGACGTCCAGTGGTCTGCCCGCCCCATGGGGAGCCCGACAGCAATCAGCGCCAGAGCGGCGACAGCCGGCCAGAGCAGCGGCCGGGCGAAGCGCAGCACCGCTGCGGCCGGCACCCGGTTGAGCAGCAGGGCCAGCGCGGCGCCGATCAGCAACTCGTCGTACCGGGTCCACGGGGTGTTGTAGATCTGGAACGCCTCGGACGGCGCCCACTGCCGCACCCGGAGCACGGTCGGGAGGAGCAGGATCGCGGCGAACAGCGGCCACGCGATCCGGGGGCGCAACGACAGAGCGATCAGCAGCAGCGGCCAGAGCAGGTAGAACTGCTCTTCCATGCCCAGAGACCAGGCATGCCCCATGACGTCGAGCGAGCCCGGCGCCGCCCAGTCGTAGCTGCGGGCGAGGTTCATCGTGTAGCTGACCGCGGCGAGCGCGCCCGGTCCCTGCCCGACGAACAGGCCACGGGGCGTCAGGAGGGACAGCACGAGCACGGTGCCGCCGACCAACGCTAGGGCGGGCATCAGGCGCCACCACCGGCGGGCGTAGAAGGCCCTCAGCCGGATCCGCCCGGTCGCCGCCCGTTCCTGCAGGAGCGTCGTGGTGATGACCAGACCGCTGATCACGAAGAAGACGTCGACACCGACGGCACCGCCGACGAGCCGCTGCGGGAACATGTGGAACACCACGACCAGCGCGACGGCGACCGTGCGCAGCCCGTCGATCGCCGGGGAACGTTCATGCCCGGCCGCCGGAGCCGCGACGCCCCGCCCCGGTGTGCTCATCCTCGCGAGTATGTCCAGCGGGGTCCGACCGCGCGTGACGCCTGTGACCACGGGTGCCTCAGATCCCCCAGAGCACAGAAGAGGCGTGCCGGCCGAACCGTCCCCGCTGACCTGGAGCGGCGACCCGGGTCAGCCGGCGTCAGGGAACAGCCGGCGTGCGGGAGGTCAGCGGGTGGCGAGGACCCCGCGGACGAACTGCGCGGACCGCTCGCGCAGGCCCGTCGTCCGCTCGGCGACGAGCTGGTCGGCGATCGCCTCGGCGCCGGTGCCGGCCTCCGAGCTCGTCGGCGGCCGGCGCACGTGCTGGGAGCAGGTGAAGTCCTGGCAGATCAGCGTGCCCACGGTGTTGCCCGCGCGCCCGGAGGCGCCGGCGCGCCGCGCGACGTACAGGCTGGCCTCCACCGAGGAGAGGTCACGGCACCAGGAGCACAGCGCCTTGCGGTGCCGCCCGCTCGCGGCGGGCGTGCCGGCGCGCAGCAGGACGCCGGTGGGCTCGCCGTCCAGCTCGAGCACCACGTAGGCGGCCAACGGGGCCCGCCGGTCGCGCCAGCCCAGGTAGTCCAGGCGGTCCCACGGCACGTCGGTGAGGTCGGGCAGGGTCGCCGAGGCGACCTCGCGGCGGGTGGCGTTCACGAAGGACGCGCGGATCTGCTTCTCGGTCAGGGGGTTCACGAGGGGCTCTGCTTCCGGTCAGGGGAGGAGCCACCCGCCGGTGCGCGGGCCCGGGCAGGGCACGGCGCGTCACCTCGAGGGCGGGCAGCGGGGTCGGGACGTGCTGCGTCCACCCGCCACCCACCCGTGCCGGCGCGCACGCTCCCGCCGAGGCGGGGCGTGTGCTCAGTGCGGAGAGGTCAGGGGCGCCGGACGCGGGTCCGGCGCACGGTGATGCAGGCCTGCACGGCCACCTCGCATCCCGCGGCGGTGCTGCGCACCTGCCCGCTCCTCGTCACCCGTCGTCCGACCTCGCCGATGCTACGACGCCCTGTCCCCGCGGCGCCGACGACCGCTACCGCGTGCCGCGCTCGCGCAGCCGCACCCGCAGCTCGACCAGCCTCCGCCGGGCGTCCCAGAGCACCCGCCGGCGCAGCGTCCAGCACCGGCACTCGTCCTGCGGCTGCAGGCACCTCTCACACCACATCGAACCCCCCGTGAAGTGCGGAGATCATGAGCCGGTGCCCTGGGGTGCGCAAGGAATCGCCGCCCCGACCGGCGAGTCCACGGAAAACCGGTAGGTCACGATTGCGTCCGGTGACGGTCGGGGGCTGGTGCTGCTGAGTAGCGTCATGGGCAACACCCCAGGAGGCGCGCCATCGCGACTGACACCGCACGCTGCACCGAGTCCCACCTCGGCTGCCCCTGCGCCGGCGACCCCGCCGCGCACGCCGCCCGCGCCCAGCTGGTCGAGAGCACCCAGGCCGAGGCCACCGTCGACTGCCCGGAGTGCGGTGAGCCCAGCAGCCCGCTGCGCATCGTGACCTGGGGCCACTGCCGCGCCTGCCGCACCGCCGACTCCCGCGCGAAGAGCCCGCTGCGCTGGTGAGCCGACCCCTCCCCATGGGGTGAGGGCCGCACCGCACAGGTGCAGCGCGGACGGCGACGTCCCGACAACTGAGGCGTGACCTCCGGAACCCCCGCCGCACGGGCGCGGGCCGTGACCGCCCCAGCACCGGGCGGAACGGCCGTCCCTGCCCTGCGCCGCCCCCTGCTGCTGGCGGTCCTCGCCACCCTGGTCACCCTCGCCGTCGGGCTGCTGCCCGGCTCGGTCGCCGTCGGCACCATCGTCACGGTCAACTTCCTCGCGGTCGGCGCCGTCCTCGTCCTGCTGGCCCGCAGTGGCCGGAGCAGCGCGCACCCGAGCGGCTGGCGCTGGTACACGCTCTCCGTCGCCGTCGGTGCCGTCGGTGCCCTGGTCGCCGGCGCCGTGCTGCCCTGGGGGCAGACCGCGCTGGGCAGCGTGCCGGGTCAGCTGCTGGTCGTCGTCGCGATCGGCCGGATGATCGACCCGGCGCGGCTGCGTGCCGCCCGCGCCCAGGTGGCGACCATGTTCACGTTGTTCGTCGTCGCCGACCTGCTCACCGTGCACACCATCTACCGGCTGACCATCGGCGACGACGGCCTGCTGACCACCACCCAGACGGTCGCGCTCTTCGCCCTGCTGCTCAGCATCGCGCTGGGCACCGGTCTCTCCCTCGTCTTCATCGCCGTCGCCGGCGTGCACCAGCGCGCGGTCGGCTGGCTGCTCTTCGCCGCCCAGGTCGCCACCGCGCTGGCGGCCGCGTTCTCCTCCATCGCGACCGGGCCCGGTCCGGTCCAGTACCTGGCGTGCGCAGCCAGCGTGCTCGGCGTCGCCCTGCTCGCCGTCGCCTGCCGGCACGACCGCCCCGGCACCCGCACCGCGGCCACCGGCGATGACCAGCAGGGCTCGAACCTCGGCGCGATGCTGCCGCACGCCGTCGCGTTCGTCGGCGGTTCCCTGCTGCTGCTCAGCGTCCCGATCACCGGGCACCTGACCATCTTCGGGACGGCGCTCGGCGTGCTCGGCCTCGGCGCGCTGGTGGCCCACCAGTCGGCGTCCTGGAGCACCCAGCTGCAGCTCACCCGCGACCTGCAGCGCAGCGAGGCCTACTTCCGCACCCTGGTGCGCGGCAGCGCCGACCCGGTGCTGATCCTCGACGACCAGCTGCGCGTGGGGTGGGTCTCCCCGGCCATCACCGAGCTGCTCGGCCTGGACCCGCAGCGGATCATCGGCCTGCCCATCGCCGCCGCCGTCCACCCCGACGACGCCCCCGGCCTGGTGGCCGCGCTCAGCGCACCGCACGACGACGAGACCAAGACCCGGACCGCCCGGGTACGCCACCTCGACGGCCGCTGGCGGCTCATCCAGTCCCAGGTGCGCGACCTGCGCAGCGACCCCGACGTCGGCGCCCTGGTGCTCTACTGCCGCGACGTCACCGCCGCGGCGCCGCAGCCCGCCGGGCCCGAGGACCTCACCTTCAGCACCACCGACCCGGCCACCGGCCTGCCCAACCGCTCCGCGCTCACCCAGCGGCTGGCCGCCACCCTGCGCGGCCCGGCCGCGCACACCAGCTCGCTGGTCGTGCTGGGGGTCGACGGCCTGTCCGACGGCGACGACGCCGCGGTGCTCCGCGAGCTGACCACCCGCTTCAGCCGGGCGCTGCGCGGCGACGACTGGCTGGCCCGGGCCGGGGTGTGCGAGTTCGCCGTGGTCGTCGACGGCACGATCGCCGACGCCGAGGTGGTCGCCGCCCGGCTGGTCGCCGCGGTCGAGCCGGTCGCCACCGGCGCCGGCGCCACGTTCCGGCTCACCGCCGCGGCCGGCGTCACCGTGCTCGACCACGACGTCGACGCCGGGGAGGCGCTGCGCTGGGGCGACCTCGCGCTGCGCAGCGCCCGCGCCGCCGGTCCGGGCCGGGTGCGCCGGCACTCCGACGCGCTGCGGATCACCCAGGACCGCGAGGAGGCGCTGCGCGCCGACCTCGCCGAGGCCCTGCGCGCCGACCAGCTGCACCTGGTCTACCAGCCGGTCGTCGACCTGGCCCTGCACCGCACCGTCTCGGTCGAGGCCCTGCTGCGCTGGCAGCACCCGGTCTACGGCGCCGTCTCCCCGGTGGAGTTCATCCCGCTGGCCGAGGAGTCCTCGCTGATCACCGAGATCGGCCGCTGGGTGCTGGTGCACGCCACCGCGACCGTCGTGGCGCTGCCGCACCCCGACCTCGGTGTCGCGGTCAACGTCTCCGCCCGCCACGTGCGCAGCGGCGAGCTCGTCGACGACGTGCTGTCGGCGCTGGAGGCCAGCGGGCTGCCCGCCTCCCGGCTGGTCCTGGAGATCACCGAGTCGGTCCTGCTCGACGACGAGCACGTGGTCGCCGACCTGGAGCTGCTGCGCCGGCTGGGCGTGCGGATCGCCGTCGACGACTTCGGCACCGGCTGGTCCTCCCTCGCCTACCTGGTCGGCCTGCCGATCGACGTGCTCAAGATGGACCGGCAGTTCCTCGCCGACGTCGAGACCGACCCGCAGCGCCGGGCCCTGTGCGCCTCGGTTCTGCACCTGGGCAACAGCCTGGGGCTGGCCGTCGTCGTCGAGGGCGTCGAGACCCAGGCCGAGCTGCACCTGCTTCGCGACATGGGCCACCGGTTCATCCAGGGCTACCTGCTGGCCCGGCCGCTGGACGCCGCGGTGCTGAGCCGCCGGCTGCCCGGCATCGGCGAGGACGGCGTGCCGACCACCGCCGCCGGGCTCCCCTCCCCGCGGCTGGGCGACGCGGACGGCGACGTGCGCGAGGTCCCGGCATGACCGGCCCCGGGCGACGCCCGCTGCTGGTGCTCGTGCTGGCCGGGCTCGCCGGGCTGGCCGTCACCGTGCCGCTCAGCCCCGAGGGCACCTTCCCGCAGTGGGACAACCTGGTGCTCGCCGCCGTGGCGCTGACCTGCTCCTGGCGGGTCAGCCGCCGGGTGCGCCTGCTGGCTCCCGGCGACCGCCGTCCCTGGCAGGTGCTGGGCACCAGCGGCCTGGTGTTCGCCCTCGCCAGCCTGCTCACCGGCACCGGCCTCGGCGGCTCCTTCGGCGACCTCTCCCTCGGCGACGCGCTGCTGGTCGTCTCGGTGCTCGGCCCGACCGTCTCCTGCGCCCTGCTCGCCGGCCGGTCGCACGGCACCCGCTGGCCGGTGCTGGCCCTCGACGGCCTGGCGGTGACCGTCGCGCTGGTGGTCATCACCGACGTCCTGGTGCTCCACCGGGCGGTGGCCAGCGGCGCCGTCTCCGGGCCCCGCCAGCCCCTCGTGCTGGCCTACGGCCTGTACCCCGCGGTTGCCGTCGGTCTCGCCGGCGCGCTGTGCACCGTCTCCACCGTCGCGCTGCGCCGGTCGGCGAGCGCCATGCTGGTGATGACGACGCTGCTCGGGTCCGCCTCCGCGCTGCTCGCCGTCCTGATGGTCGTGCCCGACCCGCGGTGGGAGGCGGCGGCCGACGTCGCCACCGTGCTCGCGATGGTCGCCGGCGCCCTCGCCGTCGAGCTCGCCCCGACCCGCGACCGGCCCGGCCGGACGGAGACCGCCCCGGCGATCAACGCCGCCGGGCTGGCCATCACCCTCGGCGCCGTGTTCGGCGTGCCGGTCACCCTGGTCGTGGCCCTGCTGCTGGACGTGCGCGTGCCCGACGGCGCCATCGCCCTGTGCGCCCTGCTCCTGGTGCTGCTGCTGCTCCGCATGCTCGACCGGATCAAGGTCAGCGGCCGGATCCGGGAGGACCTGCTGCGCAGCGAGGAGGACTTCCGCGGCCTGGTCGAGGCCAGCTCCGACGGCGTCGCGATCGTGGACGCCGCCCTGCGGCTGGAGTTCACCTCCCCCGCGGCCCGCAGCCTGCTCGGCGTCCTGGACAGCCACCCCCACCCGGTGCTGCTGGACCTGTTGCACGAGGAGGACCGCCCCCGGGTGCGCCTGGAGCTCACCGGTGCCGTCGGCGAGGTCACCCCGGCCCTGCACCTGCGGGTGCCGAGCGCCGAGGGCGGCGACCCGCGCGAGCTGGAGGTCACCCACCACGAGCGGCCCGGCAGCGGCCGGCGGGTGCTGCACCTGCGCGACGTCACCACCCGCCGCCGCCGCGAGCGCGAGCTCGAGCGGATGGCCTTCACCGACCACCTGACCCGGTTGCCCAACCGGGCCATGCTCTTCCAGGAGATGGCCGCGCTCACCGCCGCCACCGGCGACCGCTGCCTGCTGGTGCTCGACCTCGACGGGTTCAAGGCGGTCAACGACTCCGCCGGGCACGAGGCCGGCGACCTGCTGCTGGTCGAGGTCGCCCGCCGGCTGCAGGGCCTGCTGCGCACCGACGACCTGGTCGCCCGCCTCGGCGGCGACGAGTTCGCCGTGCTGATGGCCGGCGACGAGGAGTCCGCGGTCGAGGCCGCGCAGCGCGTCGTCGAGGTGCTCGCCCAGCCCTACCGGGTCGGCGACCGCACGTTCTCCGTCGGCGCCAGCGTCGGCCTGTGCCGGGTGCACCCCGGCGGTGGCCAGCTCGCCTTCCGGCAGGCCGACGCCGCCCTCGGCTCGGCCAAGCAGGCCGGCAAGGGCTGCTGGCGGGTGCACACCGACGACCGGGTCGCCCAGGCCGCCGCGACCAGCGACGTCGCGGCCGCGATGGCCAGCGGCGAGGTGCAGCTGCGCTTCGACCTCATCGCCAACGGCGACACCGGCATCCTGTCCGCGGTGCACGCCGAGCCGGTGTGGGTGCACGGCGACCTGGGGGTGCTCCCGGCCCCCGAGCTCTGGGCCGCCGCCGAGCGCCAGGGGCAGACCTCCGCGCTGCAGCAGTGGCTGATCACCCAGGCCTGCACCGACGTCGCGGCCATCGACGACCGGCTGCTCGTCGCGGTCGACCTGCCCGCCGGGCTCGTGCACGCCGACGAGCTGCCCGGTGAGGTGGCCGCCGCGCTGGCCACCGCGGGCCTGGCTCCCCACCGGCTCACCCTCTGCTTCACCGAGGAGGTGCTGCAGACCTCGTCGGCGGCGCTCATCCCCGCGCTGCAGACGGTGCACGAGGCCGGCATCCGACTGGGCCTGGACGACTACGGCATGGGCTCGACCATGTGGTCGGTGCTCGCCCGGCTGCCCCTGGACGTCGTGATGGTCGACGTCCGCAACCTCGCCTCGCGGGGCACCACCGACCGCACCCTGCAGCTGCTGGGTGCCATCGCCCGCAGCGCGCGCACCTTCGACGTCGACACGGTGGCCAAGCAGGTGTCCAGCCAGGAGGTGCTCACCGAGCTGCGCACCCAGGGGCTGGTCGCCGTCTCCGGCCCGGTGCTTCCCACCGGGCTCGTCGCACCGCAGGTCGCCGCGCTGCTCCGGCACCCCTCCTCGGCCGTCGTGGCCCCGATCACGGTGCCACGCCCGCGCGCCGGAGTGTGATGACCGGGGCGGTGATCGGCACCGATACTGGGGCGGTGAGCTCCCCGTCCCTCCAGTTCCTCGGTCACTCGACGGTCCGGTTGGAACTGGCCGGGCGGACGGTGCTCACCGACCCGCTGCTCACCCCCCGGCTCGGCCCGCTCCGGCGGGTGGTCGCCCCGCTGGCGCCGGCCAGCTGGGCGGGGGTGGACCTGGTGGTCGTCTCGCACCTGCACAACGACCACCTGCACCTGCGCTCGCTGCGGCTGCTCGGCCGCAGCACGCCGATCGTCGTCCCGCGCGGGGCCGGCCGGTGGCTCACCCGGCAGGGCTTCAGCGCCGTCGAGGAGCTGGCCCCCGGGGACAGCCTCACCGACGGCGGGCTCACCGTCACCGCCACGCACGCCGACCACGCCGCGCACCGCTGGGGCCCGCGCCTCACCCACGGCCCGCACGCCCCCGCCGTCGGCCACCTGCTCTCCGGCGGGGGGACGACGGTCTACGCCGCCGGCGACACCGACCTGTTCCCCGGCATGGCCGACCTGGGCGCCGACGGCATCGACGTCGCGCTGGTGCCGGTGTGGGGCTGGGGCCCGTCGCTCGGCCCCGGGCACCTGGACCCGGACGGCGCCGCCGCCGCGGTGCAGCAGCTGCGGCCCTCGGTCGCCGTCCCGGTGCACTGGGGCACCTACGCCGTCGCCGGGCTCACCTCGCTGCCCAGCCCGTGGCGGGCCCGGATGCGCGCGCTGCTGAGCGAGCCACCGCGCCGGTTCGCCGAGGCCGTCGCGGCAGCCGGCTCGGGCACCCGCGTCGCCCTCACCGCCCCCGGCGCCCCCGTGGTGCTCCCGGTCGAGGTGGAGGAGCCGCCGTGAGCGCCGCGGTCGACGTGCTGGCCACCAGCTGGACCGACGGCAGCTCGCTGGGCTACCCGGTGCTGTTCGGCGGGGTGCTGCTGGGCTCCGTCGTCCCGGTCGTGCCCACCGGCGCGGTCGTCGGCGCCGCCGCGGCCGTCGCGCTCACCACCGACCACCTCGAGCTGCCGCTGGTGGTGCTGCTGGCCACCCTGGGCGCGTTCCTCGGCGACGTCGTCACCTTCACCCTCTGCCGGTTCGGCGGCCCCGCCGCGGTGCGCTGGGTCGCCCGCGGGCAGCACGCCGACCGCATCGACGAGGTGCGCGAGCAGTTCCGGGCGCACGGCTGGCAGATCGTCGTCATCGGCCGGCTGCTGCCCGCCGGCCGCATCCCGGTGCTGCTCGCCGCCGGCGCGCTGGCCTACCCGTGGCGCCGGCTGCTGCCCGCGTCGTTCGCCGCCGCGCTGGTCTGGGCGGTCGCGTACGCGCTGCTCGGCGTGGTCAGCGGCGGCGTCTTCGACTCCCCGCTGATCGCCACCCTCATCGCGACCCTGCTGGTGCTGCTGGTCGGGATCGTGCTGAACCTGGTCTCCTCGCACCGCCGCAAGCGCCAAGGCGCGTCGGCGCCGGACCCGGTCCAGCACTCGGCGCCGAGAGCCGGAGATGGCGATCCACTTCCCGCGCCGAGGGCCAAGGGCGAGGGCTCCCTCTCGGCGCCGAAGGTGAGCCCGGCGCCGTGCGAGCGGCCGTGAGCGAGGGCCACTCCCCCGGCCGGGTGCTGCGCACCGGGCGCACGCTGGCCCGGCTGCTGCTGGTCTGGGCGTTCGTCACCGGCGCGCTGATCGTGCTCGACGGCTGGCTGTCCGGGTTCGCCATGCGCTCGTGGTGGCAGCCGCCGGTCGCCGCCCTGCTGCTCGGCGTGCTCGCCGCGGTGGGCTGGCCGCTGGTCATGCGGATCGCGCTGCCGATCGCCTTCTTCACCTTCGGCCTGGGCAGCTTCCTGCTGATGGGCGCCGGGGTGCTCGCCGTCTTCTACGCGATCCCCGGGGTCGAGGTCACCTCGTTCCGCACCAGCGTCGTCGTCGCGGTCGCGATGTCCGGCATAGCGGCGGTGATCAGCAGCGTCCTGGCCATCAACGAGGACGAGGTGTTCTTCCGCCGCGTCCGCCGCCGCAGCGGGGGCGGGGACGCCGGTGACCGCCCGCCCGGGGTGCTGTTCCTGCAGATCGACGGGCTGGGGCACGCGGTCGCCCGGCGCGCCGTCCGCGACGGCTCGATGCCGACCCTGGCCGCCTGGCTCCGCTCGGGCAGCCACGTGCTGCGCTCCTGGCACACCGACTGGAGCTCGCAGACCGGCGCCAGCCAGTGCGGCATCCTGCAGGGCTCCAACGACGGCGTCGTCGGCTTCCGCTGGTACGACAAGGAGCGCGACCGGGTCGTCACCGTCTCCCGCCCCGAGGACGCCGCGGAGGTCGAGCGCCAGCACTCCGACGGGCGCGGCCTGCTGGCCGGCGACGGCGCCGGGCGCGGCAACCTGTTCACCGGGGACGCCGCGCACGTGTCGCTGACCATGAGCTCGCTGGCCGTCGTCGTCGCCCGCGGCTCGCGCCGCGAGCGCCGCAGCCGCGACCGGATCGGCGCCGGCTACTACGCCTACTTCGCCAACCCGGTGAACGCGCTGCGCACCCTCGCCGTCTCGCTGGTCGACGTGTACCGCGAGCTCACCGCCGCGGCCGCGCAGCGCCGGGCCGACGTGCGGCCGCGGGTGAAGCGCGGCGGGCTGTACCCGCTCGCGCGGCCGGGGACGACGGTGATCATCCGGGACGTCGTCGTCAACGCCCTGCTCGAGGACATGCTGGCCGGCCGGCCGGTGGTCTACGCCGACTTCGTGGGCTACGACGAGGTCGCCCACCACTCCGGCATCGAGCGGTTCGACACCCTCGAGGTGCTGCGCACCATCGACCAGCAGATCGGCCGGCTGTGGCGGGCGGCCCAGCTCGCGCCGCGGCAGTACCACCTGGTGTGCCTCTCCGACCACGGTCAGACCCAGGGGCAGACCTTCGCCGACCGGTTCGGTGAGACCGTCGAGCAGCTCATCGGCCGGCTCTGCGGCGGCCCGGTCGTCGCCGCGCCGCGCCGCCGGCTGCTCGGGCTGCTGCCACCGGCCCGGGTCGACGACAGCCGCCGCGCGGCCGAGCCCTGGCAGGTCACCTCCGCGCTGGCCGAGGGCAGCGGGCCCATCGCCCGGCGGCTGCGCGACCGGGTCGCCCGGGCCGGCGCCGACGAGCACGTGACCCCCGTCGGTGAGGCCGGGGCGGTCACCCGGGTCGCCCCCGGCGTCGTCGTCTCGGTGTCCGGGCACATGGCGCACGTGTCCTTCCCCGACGTGCCCGGCCGGGCGCCGCTGGAGACGATCGAGCGCCGCTGGCCGGACCTGCTGCCCTCGCTGGTCGACCACGGCGGCGTCGGGTTCCTGCTGGTGCACTCCGAGGAGTTCGGCCCGGTGGTGCTCGGCCGCGACGGGCTGCACCGGCTGCGCACCGGCCTGGTGATCGGCACCGACCCGCTCGTGCCCTACGGCCCGCACGCGGCGGCGCTGGTGGCCCGGGTGTCGGCGTTCCCCAACTGCCCGGACGTCGTGGTCAACAGCCGCTACGACCCGGAGACCGACGAGGCCTCCCCCTTCGAGCCGCACGTCGGGTCGCACGGCGGGCTGGGCGGACCCCAGCAGCACGGGTTCCTGGTGCACCCCCGGGGCTTCGGCGACCCGGGCGAGGTCGTCGGCGCCGAGCAGCTGCACCGGGTGTTCCGCGGCTGGCTGACCGACCTGGGCCACCCCGAGCCGACCGGCGAGCAGCCCACCACGGCCACGGTGCTCACCGCGCAGGCCTGACCAGGCAGCATGCGGCCGATCGGCCGTCCGACCGGACGGATCGTTGCCCGGTGCACCCTCGGGCTGACTTCCTCCGGCGGTTGCCTGCCGGAGCCGCAGACGTCACCCTGGCCCCGGGGGAACGTGAAGTTCATGTGAACGACGCCCCGCCGACGTGCAGGGGGTGGCTGGTGTGCTCGACAGTGGGCGGATGCGACCTGACGCCCGCGCCTGGTTCGAGCACCGCACCACGTCGGCCACCTCGCTGGCCGAGATCGACGTCGACGCCCTCCTGACGGCCAAGCGCCGCGGCGGGCACCGGATCAGCGTCGTCCTGCCCGCCCGGGACGAGGAGGCCACCGTCGGCATCCTGGTCCGGGACCTCGTCGACCGCTGGGTCGAGGGCGTCCCGCTCGTCGACGAGCTGGTCGTCATCGACTCCAACTCCAGCGACCGCACCGCCGAGGTGGCCCGCGCCGCCGGCGCCGAGGTCGTCGCCGCCGCCGACGTGCTGCCCACCCACGGTGACCGCCCCGGCAAGGGCGAGGCGCTGTGGAAGTCGCTGGCCGCCACCACCGGCGACCTGGTCGTGTTCATGGACTCCGACCTGCTCGGCGACGTGAGCCACTACGTACCGGGCCTGCTGACCCCGCTGCTGACCGACCCGCGGGTCGACTACGTCAAGGGCTGCTACACCCGCCCGCTCACCGTCGACGGCGTGCACCGCCCCGCCGGCGGTGGCCGGGTCACCGAGCTGACCGCCCGGCCGCTGCTCAACGCGCTGTGGCCCGAGCTCGCCGGGTTCGTCCAGCCGCTGGGCGGGGAGTACGCCGGCCGCCGCTCCGCGCTGGAGCAGGTGCCGTTCGTCTCCTCCTACGGCGTGGAGGTCGGGCTGCTCATCGACCTGCTGCAGGTCTGCGGGCTGCAGGGCCTCGCACAGGTCGACCTGGGCACCCGCACGCACTCCCACCAGACCGACGAGGCGCTGGGCAAGATGGCCGGCCAGATCGTGAACACCCTGCTGGCGCGTGCCGAGCGCGGCCGGCACGGCCGGCGGCTGGAGCCGGGTGGGCTGCTCACCCAGTTCAGCCACGACGGCGCCCGGTTCGTACCGACCAGCCACACGGTCGCGGTCGACCAGCGCCCGCCGATGGCGACGGTGGCGGAGTACGCCTCGCTCCGGGCCGGCGTCGTCGGCTGACGCCGCCGTTCACCTGGCCGGGTGGACCACGCGCCGTCGACTCCGGTGCGGTCGCCGCCCTGCTGGCGCCCCAGCCCGCCCGAGCCGGGGCGCCGGGCAGGCGCTCAGCCCGCGGGCAGCTCCACCCGGCGCAGGGCCTCGGAGAGCTGGGCGGCCAGCGTGACGGCGTGCTCGCGGCTGAGCATGTCGTGGTGCGCACCGGGGCTGTCCACGACGGTCAGGTCCGGGGCGACCCGCCGCCACGCGTACATGAAGTGCTCGAACACCGGGATGCGCTTGGCGACCCGGTAGAAGGTGACCGGCCCGGCGTACGGACCCCACCGGTACTGCTCGTAGCTGCCGGCCGCGGCCGCCTCCTCCGCCGCCTCGGCCGAGCGCGGCGTGTGCCGGAACAGGTCGGCGATGGCCTGCGCCGGGGTGCGCACCCGC
This window encodes:
- a CDS encoding DedA family protein — its product is MSAAVDVLATSWTDGSSLGYPVLFGGVLLGSVVPVVPTGAVVGAAAAVALTTDHLELPLVVLLATLGAFLGDVVTFTLCRFGGPAAVRWVARGQHADRIDEVREQFRAHGWQIVVIGRLLPAGRIPVLLAAGALAYPWRRLLPASFAAALVWAVAYALLGVVSGGVFDSPLIATLIATLLVLLVGIVLNLVSSHRRKRQGASAPDPVQHSAPRAGDGDPLPAPRAKGEGSLSAPKVSPAPCERP
- a CDS encoding phage holin family protein; protein product: MRAAVSEGHSPGRVLRTGRTLARLLLVWAFVTGALIVLDGWLSGFAMRSWWQPPVAALLLGVLAAVGWPLVMRIALPIAFFTFGLGSFLLMGAGVLAVFYAIPGVEVTSFRTSVVVAVAMSGIAAVISSVLAINEDEVFFRRVRRRSGGGDAGDRPPGVLFLQIDGLGHAVARRAVRDGSMPTLAAWLRSGSHVLRSWHTDWSSQTGASQCGILQGSNDGVVGFRWYDKERDRVVTVSRPEDAAEVERQHSDGRGLLAGDGAGRGNLFTGDAAHVSLTMSSLAVVVARGSRRERRSRDRIGAGYYAYFANPVNALRTLAVSLVDVYRELTAAAAQRRADVRPRVKRGGLYPLARPGTTVIIRDVVVNALLEDMLAGRPVVYADFVGYDEVAHHSGIERFDTLEVLRTIDQQIGRLWRAAQLAPRQYHLVCLSDHGQTQGQTFADRFGETVEQLIGRLCGGPVVAAPRRRLLGLLPPARVDDSRRAAEPWQVTSALAEGSGPIARRLRDRVARAGADEHVTPVGEAGAVTRVAPGVVVSVSGHMAHVSFPDVPGRAPLETIERRWPDLLPSLVDHGGVGFLLVHSEEFGPVVLGRDGLHRLRTGLVIGTDPLVPYGPHAAALVARVSAFPNCPDVVVNSRYDPETDEASPFEPHVGSHGGLGGPQQHGFLVHPRGFGDPGEVVGAEQLHRVFRGWLTDLGHPEPTGEQPTTATVLTAQA
- a CDS encoding glucosyl-3-phosphoglycerate synthase; its protein translation is MRPDARAWFEHRTTSATSLAEIDVDALLTAKRRGGHRISVVLPARDEEATVGILVRDLVDRWVEGVPLVDELVVIDSNSSDRTAEVARAAGAEVVAAADVLPTHGDRPGKGEALWKSLAATTGDLVVFMDSDLLGDVSHYVPGLLTPLLTDPRVDYVKGCYTRPLTVDGVHRPAGGGRVTELTARPLLNALWPELAGFVQPLGGEYAGRRSALEQVPFVSSYGVEVGLLIDLLQVCGLQGLAQVDLGTRTHSHQTDEALGKMAGQIVNTLLARAERGRHGRRLEPGGLLTQFSHDGARFVPTSHTVAVDQRPPMATVAEYASLRAGVVG